A stretch of DNA from Cannabis sativa cultivar Pink pepper isolate KNU-18-1 chromosome X, ASM2916894v1, whole genome shotgun sequence:
aaatttaatattcgaaaaaaaataatttcggaattaaaaaataaatttcgaaaatttaaaaaaaaatttaaaaaattaaacctaccttttatcttatatctatttaaaattacatgattataaatatcttattttaaataaggtcaaaatatctaaaaagatttaaaaaaaatcttaaaagataagatatttttaaaatatcttaaaagatattataaatatctttaaaagatattataaatatcttaaaagataagatatttttaaatatcttaaaagatattataaatatcttaaaatatctgaccttaaatttaaaaaaaatataatcaaatttaaaaataagatagatttttaagcaaaaagataaatactaattctattcaaattcaaattacactaatatcttgaattaaattaaaaaaaatttaaattaattcaaaatgataattagaattgaattaggaatagtaatagtatatatacaaaaccatacaaaaaattggaagctaattccatgaaaaagtatgaaaaattgaagaaaaaaggaaaaattcgaaactgtacggacagttctcgcGATCGTtatgaaactatcaagacaaatttccgattttgtcaaatcttcaaaaaatcataactaattcaaataaaatccaaattgagttctgtaaaaggctaacttgcttaattttttccatactatccaataaaaataatttcagaaacgaaatcacaattatttttcacgaaaaatttcacaaacatcaatcaatcatcaaataacactcaatacaacatgataccatccaaagaacatacaaacaatcgttttaaagtccaaatttcttgcaagtaaatcaattaccatggctctgataccagttgttggaatttattttaccaggatcttagatctactcacaagtatgttgattaacatcctaaatatgaactttctaaaacgatgaaataaacacatataaagtttaggaaaccttacattgggtgcagcggaataatatgactccttccgttcagatatctagtccttgattcctttctgtagcagaacattattaatatctgaacctggatctctttctctgaatccttgatgctgaatctcctttgctgatgatctttcttcacgatcttcctcactatgattgaggtatcacttgctgtgtgtgggcactactcacactaagaatttcgaaatttaaggaagaagaaagaagaagtggcagctaaagatagggagagagaaaggctcaggtttttctctgaaggaaaaatagaaaattttaagtgtaattttcctgaagccttcactatctatttatagcattccactagggttaggcttgaattatttggcattaaaataatgaaaatatcagattaaattgcctacaaaagtggctgggccatgcttagtggatttgggcctcacttttttgcaattttgtagttttatcttttctgcatctgattttctcaaaaacgccaattttctaattcaaccatttaaatgtcaattctaactatttaataactataaataattattaaataatattgtcatttatcatatttattaattgaaccatacaaagtatcataattaacaaatatgcccctataaactctttctttacaatttcgcccttacttagtgaaaaattcacaaaaagacatagtctaatttgagaattataattgattaatcaaaaccaattacatgagtcttacaagcaatattatctcaactagtggggggaccatgggtctatataaccgagcttccaataagtagatcaagaatttagcactaaaattcactaacttattaattcttcgttgaatccacgcatagaacttagaattgcactctcagttatatagaatgctctatatgttccaccatatagacacatcattagttatccattgttataatcctaatgtgatcaatgatcctctatatgaatgatctacactgtaaagggattaaattaccgttacaccctacaatgtatttattccttaaaacaattgaccccgtataaatgatatttcagcttatgtgaaatgagtactccaccatttatgttcgtttggtcaagctcgaaggagatcatcctttgcttactattcgccagatagaagctatagattccatgtttatgatagcgctcccacttaattgcactaccgtgttcccaaaatgtacgtatcaccctgacctaaaagtaggcttaactaacaaatcaaagaacacgaatagcctctcgagattgagcctaatcatatcaggattaagatcatttgatctaggatcaactaggcgatattgacttgaatagatattacggtaagtttaataaatctaagtcaaagttcaatatcggtcccttccgatgcatactccatgcatccaacctgagctttactttaaccaatgttctggaaagaacatagtatttctccaaatacaagtaaactcttgttgtagattatcatatcagtaaaaccctgtgtctgataaatctaggaaactttattcacatagtcatgtttactttccaatgtgttgacggcacaataaacgggatcaagtatgtgaaaagggtttcggatgaatttatacattatgtacatataatcatgaaataaatcatgtgaaccatgcaacattaaatgttatttctgatctatattaataagtaaatctgattatattgaaatgagttttatttagggcataaaacccaacagaccccaacccctccgaccccaaccccaacccgaaagagcaaccccagtctctgaaactttttttttttttttcctgcgatttgagagagggaagaagacagaggtccgatggtcggaccttgggggtccgatgggtccgaccatcggacccatcggacccccaaggtccgaccggttgtttttaattttttttttttttttttcgcgattttggagagagaggaagaaagaggtcgatggtcggaccttcgggtccgatgggtccgaccatcggacccatcggacccgaaggtccgaccgcttttaatttttttttttttttcccgcgatttgagagagaggggaagagagaggtccgatggtcggaccttggggtccgatgggtccgattggtcggaccccatcggaccccatcggaccccatggtccgaccatcggacctggggtgtgggattattgggaccggctagatagagagagaaagagagatagttttagtttgggggtatttttggggttttgaaaaaaaaggtatagtttttttagggtttaaattattggtttagaaatcaaattttttgattttctaagtatagattAACTTGACATGTCCACTCTTTCTCTTCCTAAAACTCTCTGATTCTCTCACCAAATGTTCATTCATTTCCGACACTTCTCCATTCGCCACCTCCACATCTCCAGGACCCTCCAATGGAAGCTCAGGGACGAGTACAAGCTAACCCAACCCGACCTAGTCCAACGCATCTCCACTCTTCTCCTTCTCCAACGTTTCGATGCACTTGCAAACCTCTCCTTCCACTTCTCAGACGAACTACTCGACTCCGTTCTACGAAATTTGAGGTTAAACCCTAATGCCTGTTTAGGGTTTTTCAGGTTGGCCACGACTCAACAAGATTTTAGACCTAATATAACGTCTTATTGTAGAATTGTGCATATATTGTCTAGAGCTCGTATGTATGATGAAACCAAAGCTCATTTGAAGGAATTGGTAACTGTGTGTAAGAATAATCACTCGGCTTTTTTTATTTGGCGTGAGCTTGTTAGTGTCTTCAAGGAGTTTTCTTTTTCTCCTACTGTTTTTGatatgatattgaagatttatGCTGAGAAAGGTCTTACAAAGTATGCATTACATGTGTTTGATAATATGGGTAAATGTAGTAGCTTGCCTAGTTTGAGGTCTTGCAATTGTTTGTTGAGTAACTTGGTTAAAAATGGTGAATTTCAAACTGCTGTGCTTGTGTATGATCAGGTGATTAGGCTTGGTATTGTTCCTGATACTTTTACTTATTCTATAATGGTGAATGCATACTGTAAAGAAGGTAGAGTAGGTAGAGCTGAGGAGCTTGTTAAAGAAATGGAGAGTTCTGGTTTTGAGCCAAACACTGTTACTTACAATAGTTTGATTCATGGTTATGTTAGTTTGGGAGATTTGGAGGGTGCAGAAGGAGTTTTGAAGTTGATGTTCGAAAAGGGTGTTTCGAAAAGTGAAGTTAGTCATACAATTTTGATTAAAGGTTATTGCAAGCAATGTAACATGGAGGAAGCTGAAAAAGTTCTTTTGAGGATGAAAGAAGATGAATCTGTTATTGTGGATGAGCGAGCTTATGGTGTGTTGTTAGATGGGTATTGTCGAAATGGAAGAATGGATGATGCTATTAGGATTCAGAATGAGATGTTAAAGTTAGGCTTAAAGATGAATGTTTTCATTTGCAATTCTTTGGTTAACGGTTACTGTAAAACTGGTCAGATTGATAAAGCTGAGGGAATAATGAAGCATATGAAAAGCTGGCATGTAAAACCAGATTTGTTTAGCTATAATACTCTTGTAGATGGATACTGTAGGGAAGGTCGAAGTAGTGAGGCTTTCATGCTTTGCGAAAAGATGGTTCGAAAAGGGGTTGAACCAACTGTTGTAACTTATAATACTCTTCTCAAGGGTTTATGTCATGCAGGTGCTTTCAATGATGCTTTGCGTCTTCGGGATTTAATGGTGAAAAGAGGTGTGGCCCTTGATGAGATCGGTTATTGTACTCTGCTCGATGTGTTCATCAAAATGAAAGATTTTGATGGTGCAACGAGTCTATGGAAAGAAATTTTAGCTCGGGGCTTTAATAAGAGCAGTTATCTTTTCAATACAATGATAAACGGGTTATGCAAGATGGGAAAAATGGTTGAAGCGGAGGACCTTTTCAATAAGATGAAGCAGCTTGGATGTGCCCCTGATGAAGTAACTTATAGAACCCTGTGTGATGGATATTGTAAAGTTGGAAATGCTGACAGAGCTTTCAAAGTAAAGGACTTGATGGTTTCAGAATCAATGTTTCCTTCCATTGAAATGTACAATTCTCTGATTACTGGAGTCTTTAAGTCAAGGAAATTAAGTAAAGTGTCGGATCTTACTGCTGAGATGAACACTAGAGGACTGTCCCCTAATATTGTTACTTATGGAGCACTTATTGCTGGCTGGTGCAATGAAGGGATGATGGATAAAgcttttaatttgtattttgatttgcTCGGTAAGGGGCTTAGTCCCAATGTCGTTATTCATACCAAAATCATCAGTAGTCTCTATAGGTTTGGGAGCATTGATGAAGGAAGTGTGCTGTTACAGAAAATTGTGGATTTTGGTACTTTTCCAGATTGTGGAGCTTCTTTGCAGCCATGTAAAGCTACCATTAGGGATaatgaaattgaaaaaattgcAGATTTTCTCAATGAAAGTGCCAAGACTGTATCTTTGCCCAACAATATTGTTTACAATATAGCTCTTTTGGGACTCTGCAAATCCGGAAAGATTGCTGATGCCAAGAAATTTTTTTCTGCTTTGCTGCTTCGAAATTTTACTCCAGATAATTTTACTTATTGTACCCTTATTCATGCCACTGCAGCCACTGGTAATGTTAATGAAGCTTTCAACTTACGAGATGAGATGCTGAATAAGGGTCTGGTTCCGGTTCCTAACATTACTATATATAATGCTCTTATAAATGGCTTATGTAAGTCAGGGAATTTGGGACGAGCACAAAGGCTTTTCTATAAACTTCACCTGAAGGGTTTGACTCCAAATCTTGTGACCTATAATATATTGATAAATGGGTTATGCAAAACTGGTGATGTTGCTGAAGCTTTTAAGTTGAAAGACAAAATGATCAAAGAAGGCATTGTTCCATCTGTTATTACCTATTCTGCCTTGATCAATGCTCTTCGCAGGAAAGGAGATGTGGAAGAATCAGTGATGCTTTCTGCTATCATTATCAAAATGGGAATCAAGGCAAACCTTGTGAAAGACACAAATTTGATTCAAGATGATGTCAAAGTTTGAGAATATGCAAAAGGTCTTTGACCCTGATAGTGTGGTACATGATAAGAATTGTCATCTGTTGTTTGTGCCTTGCAATGCCCTGTAAAGGTCTCTGAAAAAGCTGTATCTTGATGCAACAGTTCTTGGTGATTTGCTTTTGTGCACTAAAATCTTCAGAAAGCTGTATACTGAAAATGGCTCTTATTAAGTGAAGAGGGGATACTTTGTGGCTTCACAATTAAATGGTCTACTACTTCTCCTTCTAAGGATGTCTTCTCAATCCGGTGGATGTAAGAACCATTTACCGAAAGAAGTATTAAGTTTCATTTGGCGAGACTTCCATGAGATACTACCCTCTTCGGTGGGTCATTACAAAAGAAAGGTTCTTGACCATTCCAACTGTCATGTGTGGGTGGTTATAGTCTTGATACTAATGGTCATGCTGTGTTCTGGTGTAGTGGTAGTTGGTACATTTTAAACTGCTAAAAAATCTTTCACTGGAAATCTTTTCAACAGATTACTCTCAAGACTTCTGAAGTGTTTTCTCAAATCCAAATTTGAGCTATTTCCCTTGTTGCATCTTGATATGTTTGGGGAACGTACACAGATTGTTCATGGTTGTTCTCTGGAAATAGTGGTTTCTCACATTCAAAGTCTTTTTGAAGATTTTAGTAAAGCTCATAGTTCCAACAACTGAAGTAAGGAGCATGTATGTAGTTCGAAATTCAACTGGAGAAGTCGTTGCATATCTTTCAAAATCATTGTCTGGTATGTTGGCCTAACTGTTGTAATGTACTTTTACTCAACTCTAGAGTTATAAATACCTACACATAATTTCATACAACTATATATTTGATCCATTACTTTTACTCCACTCTTGATATGTCATTGTTCACCACTATGCTTTCATTTTCTTACTTTTTGTTCTCTCTGTTTCGTATTTGCAGTAATCCAAACAGAAGTTATCGCTTTAATGGTTGCATTGGATCGGCCTCTTACGCTATGGGTTGCCTGCATTTTGATCTGAAGTTCGTGAATGACGAGCTAGTTTGGATAAAtaatttctcttcttttttctttgatttaattaggttctaattatttttaacaatgtttattattagaaaaaacaaaaaacaatcaAGGGAAAGTAATGTTGTATTACaataaattactaaaatacatttttgtattattatgtCTTCACACATTTTATACACACAAGAAATACAACTCAATATTGCTACAATGTTGTTCTAATTAAGATCTCTGAGTAATTTAATAGACCCCCTAATTATTTACAATAGTAAATGAAATATACACACTAGTAGTAGTGGAAATGGtgacaaaaataaaatgataagaaaaagaATGAACTAAATAAGTAATTGGTATTATTTCTtagaaaatttcacaaattctCACTCTCAATAATCAAACTCTCTTTTCTGTTTTCTCTAAGGTTTAGCTTCCATTAACGCTCCCAGTTAGATACTTCCTGCACAAGGAAAAGTTAATAAGTTGTATAAAAACCCGAAAACAAACATTTTATGAACTTCACAAATtatagagaagaagaagaaacaattaAGACTCATTGTCCTTCACATAGGGCTCCTGGCTTCAAACTcgaaaaaactataaaaatttcCTACATCGGTAGCTAAGAGGAACTCGAACCTAAGGCCCAGAAAACTACAGTAAATCTCTATCTCGGTAGCCAAGAAGGATTCAAACCTCCAAACCACGTGTCTGACCATTTGAGTTAGAAGAGTGTTAATTACAACTTTCTATTACAACCTCCTAGTCAACCTTCACTTCCGAAATTACAttgagaaatattttttttttcaaattttttttcatagcggtattcgttatagttacagtGACATtcctataaatttttgaaaaattctaaatagtttACAGCACCGAAAATAGAGTTCTTGATATTCTAGTTTACCACGCgcgttcaaaaaacttcaaacgtattttcggcactgtaaactattcgaaatttttcaaaaattttcaaGAATAATGTTGTAAGCATAACGAACACTCccgtgaaaaaaaaatttgaaaaaaaaattccgacATGTGTTTTCAGGCGTAGAGGTTGTAACAGGAGGTTGACGGTAGCACTTCTCTTTGAGTTATGGTATGCAAGCTTCGAAATTGCCTAAACCTATGGTTGAAAGAAAGGAATAACTGTGCTTAGGATTTTGGACACAACATAAGCAATGTAGGTTTCCATTTCTTTGCTTTTTCAACTGTGTTCATTAGCTTACTCGAAATAAGCCAAAAAGGAAATCCTTTTACCTACATGTACGCCTGTTGTTCGGTGAGGAGGCTTGACATGGATCAAGGGAAAACATACGAAGAAGTGTCGAGGTTGATAGGAGAAGCTCGAGCTCGTCTTATTCGCTACAAGCGAAAATGGGACATATAAACTATTTTTCGGTGTATCCTCATAGGCAGGCAAGAGCAAAAATAGTAGAGTATGTATAGAAGTGGAATGTGAAGACAAACTCTAACATGCACAATACAAGCCTATATTTTGGAACTTCTAATGTAACAAAACTACTCACCTGTATCAAATGTAAACTGCTCATTCCAACTTTAGTATCCATGTCTGTTACAATATCATCATTCTCAATCTCTGCATTAGTAAATGTGAGGGCACGTTGTAGCTTTCGAGAAGAAAACACCTCAACTTCAACCAAGTACGTCGCTGTCACAGGGCGATGATCAGAAAGTTTAAGTTCTGCCCGTCTATAGCTCAATTGCCTCAATCCTTTACCATAAGAAAGAATGCGATCACACCTGATAGAAGAAGGTTCAAACTTAATTTGATCACTTCCCAAATTATTAATGGCAAAGTATATGCACTTTAGTCTTTCGAAAAACAGGGAAGGAAAAACAAAAACCGAAGTAAAAACCTGATTCATTATTGGCAGAAAGATCACTTAAAATTGAATTCGAAAAAGAGCACAATAAAAGCAGATAATATACCATGCTGGAGTTCGTCTCCCAGCTTTCGGTTCATCACCAATGTACTTGTTAGAATTGATCTCGTATTTATAAGTTGGTGGAAATCTTAAAGCACCCTCAGACCATCCACCAAATGCTCGACCTTTTCTAAGCTCTCGAACAAGCTGcgaaaaatatttcaaatgtCTTAAGAAGCTACAGAAGATCTTACTGCTTAAATCAACTTGAAAGTAATAAATTTAGAGAAGCAATAAAAGTGCAGTTGCTCTATAAACCAGAATTTCATCTTTAATTACACGTAATTTCGAGACTAACAAAACTCTAACAAATCCTTAGAAAGTACCCATGAGAGCAAATTATAAGCCTAACCACTGCATCTAAATGAATCACTGATCTTTCTCCATCTATTATTTCAATACATAACTAAAGTTTGTAAAATTCAACTGAATAGTTTGAACTACGAAAGCATATATGGCGTAACACCACGAGACCTGGGATTTGTTTTAAGCCACACAAGCAACAATGTGTTCTTCATTTGAAAGTTCAATACAAAACAGTTTTTTTCGTTCAGTTATACTACTTACTAATACAGTAAGAAATATATTGTGGACATTGTCCTACATTGAATAAATGGtaaagtattgagccatatataagaatatgggctggctactccactcattaccaattggttttgagatgtaaccccatgattctcaataATGTATAAGGTAAATTTTTCAGATCACAGTCAATTGGGATTGAACATGTATTTTCTAGTGCATATCAGAAATAAAAGCATGATAATAAATCTTAACTAGTAAGACATGGAGAGTGGTTTAAACTTCAAAACCGCCAAATACATAGGCATAAGCTTATTCATAGTTAATGAAGAATATGTACACATTAATCAAGTCCTATATGAAGAAATACAAACCCACCTGGTCACTTTCAATCAACTCAGCCCACAtcttcttcgaaattaattctCTTACTTTTTCATGTGGCAAATTGATTCGGTAATTCAGATCCCCTAACCAAATAATTTTTCTGCAAGAGAAAAGCAATAGAGTATTACTTAGTCATAGTCTAACACAAGGGTAAGATACACAAAATCATGTTCAATCCAAGTCAATCTAATTCAATTACTGAAATGAATGACAAAAGTTGAATTGCATAAAACGAAATTCCATAAGTACTCACTCGTGGTCCCGAATGCTTTTGGGAAGGCCTATAGAGGAAACTGAATGGAAACGACTTCTTCGATGTATTTCTTGGACATCggtgtttcttttaagtttgTCTACTTCTTTTTCACCTGATGTCAAATGAGTGCATATGAAACAAAACATTGTCTGATAAATAGACATGCTCACAGAAACTGATCCCTGAAATGTCGATAAGCAAATGAAGTTATTTTAAGCAAAATCGGTTCACAATGAGTAAAATATAGTAAAACttgttttgttgagaaaaaataagagaaaagcTTACCTTGTTACCAATGTAACCCATAACACCAACACCAACAGTAGACACCTTGACATTCTGAATGTGTCTTCGCAAGCTCCTACGAACCCATATGGTAAGGAAAATACCAACCATCTGCTTACTTACTATCCTTACAAACGATGATCTTCGTTTTCGCTTCATAAGAGATTCGAGATCAATTTCTGCAAGCAAAGCTAGATCTGATGCTCCATCTGTTGACTTGAAAG
This window harbors:
- the LOC133032703 gene encoding putative pentatricopeptide repeat-containing protein At1g19290, with translation MFIHFRHFSIRHLHISRTLQWKLRDEYKLTQPDLVQRISTLLLLQRFDALANLSFHFSDELLDSVLRNLRLNPNACLGFFRLATTQQDFRPNITSYCRIVHILSRARMYDETKAHLKELVTVCKNNHSAFFIWRELVSVFKEFSFSPTVFDMILKIYAEKGLTKYALHVFDNMGKCSSLPSLRSCNCLLSNLVKNGEFQTAVLVYDQVIRLGIVPDTFTYSIMVNAYCKEGRVGRAEELVKEMESSGFEPNTVTYNSLIHGYVSLGDLEGAEGVLKLMFEKGVSKSEVSHTILIKGYCKQCNMEEAEKVLLRMKEDESVIVDERAYGVLLDGYCRNGRMDDAIRIQNEMLKLGLKMNVFICNSLVNGYCKTGQIDKAEGIMKHMKSWHVKPDLFSYNTLVDGYCREGRSSEAFMLCEKMVRKGVEPTVVTYNTLLKGLCHAGAFNDALRLRDLMVKRGVALDEIGYCTLLDVFIKMKDFDGATSLWKEILARGFNKSSYLFNTMINGLCKMGKMVEAEDLFNKMKQLGCAPDEVTYRTLCDGYCKVGNADRAFKVKDLMVSESMFPSIEMYNSLITGVFKSRKLSKVSDLTAEMNTRGLSPNIVTYGALIAGWCNEGMMDKAFNLYFDLLGKGLSPNVVIHTKIISSLYRFGSIDEGSVLLQKIVDFGTFPDCGASLQPCKATIRDNEIEKIADFLNESAKTVSLPNNIVYNIALLGLCKSGKIADAKKFFSALLLRNFTPDNFTYCTLIHATAATGNVNEAFNLRDEMLNKGLVPVPNITIYNALINGLCKSGNLGRAQRLFYKLHLKGLTPNLVTYNILINGLCKTGDVAEAFKLKDKMIKEGIVPSVITYSALINALRRKGDVEESVMLSAIIIKMGIKANLVKDTNLIQDDVKV